One window from the genome of Pungitius pungitius chromosome 14, fPunPun2.1, whole genome shotgun sequence encodes:
- the enpep gene encoding glutamyl aminopeptidase isoform X1, giving the protein MVDSMDMEKPEKSYCIRTKHVIIICVTVVVCSLAVGLGVGLSKSGTTPPITSTPAPTTGPTQPPPPARGPCAPSTVASGDWRDFRLPTYVNPIHYDLHLEPDLVEDSYTGTVDIHLNVSKPTRHLWLHIRETFVSAQPRLRMLSGRAGQREVAVKGCFEYVPQQYVVVEATEELPATGPGEVYVLSLDFQGWLNGSVVGFYRVVYSENGVTKKIAATDHEPTDARKSFPCFDEPNKKATYNISITHDKSYGALSNMALEGEPQQLPGDKVKTSFQKSIPMSTYLVCFAVHQFQYVERTSARGIPLRIYAQPSQLGTATYAANTTKVIFDYFEEYFNMTYSITKLDKIAIPDFGTGAMENWGLITYRETNLLYDDEQSSSYNKQRVASVIAHELVHQWFGNIVTMDWWDDLWLNEGFASFFEYIGVEKAEPSWGMRDIMIISDVLPVMVDDALLSSHPIIVNVSTPAEITSVFDAISYSKGASILRMLEDWMGKDLFRDGCRKYLKDYHFKNAKTANFWDSLADVSGLPVADVMDTWTKQMGYPVLDLSVSETVAKLSQRRFLLDPKANPTEPPSPLGYSWTIPVKWHSVKSDKNMLAMFQKSSTEHVLSNYLASEDGLLKVNNDHLGFYRVNHEDHMWNAISQQLESKHSEFDAADRTSYIDDVFALARADVIDYGNAFNLTKYLTNETDYIVWDRVASSIAYVRDMLSGNAALYPLFQELFRNHVKAIQTQLGWNDTGTQTQRLLRETALGIACQMGDQEALDEASRIFDQWISGSVSSVAVNLRLLVYRYGMKNSGTEAKWNTMFQRYKDTSLAQEKDKLLYGLSSVDNIELLYRLLEACKDESVVRSQDLFTVVRYVSINPLGQDMAWDWTTLNWDYLVNRYTINDRNLGRLLGRITTSYNTELQLWKMEHFFSQTPNAGAGEMPRKQALETVRNNIEWIRSNENEIRSWLESNVALRGHSL; this is encoded by the exons ATGGTTGACAGCATGGACATGGAGAAGCCAGAGAAGAGCTACTGCATCCGCACCAAGCATGTCATCATCATTTGCGTGACGGTGGTGGTGTGCTCGTTGGCGGTGGGCCTCGGCGTGGGCCTCTCCAAATCTGGCACCACACCCCCCATCACCTCCACACCAGCACCCACGACAGGGCCCACCcagccccccccgcctgccAGGGGGCCCTGTGCACCTTCCACCGTCGCCAGCGGCGACTGGAGGGACTTCCGTCTGCCCACCTACGTGAACCCGATCCACTACGACCTGCACCTGGAGCCGGACTTGGTGGAGGACAGCTACACGGGCACCGTGGACATCCACCTGAACGTCAGCAAGCCCACGCGCCACCTGTGGCTCCACATCAGGGAGACGTTTGTCAGTGCCCAGCCCAGGCTGAGGATGCTGAGCGGCCGAGCTGGCCAGAGGGAGGTGGCAGTGAAAGGCTGCTTCGAATACGTGCCCCAGCAGTACGTGGTGGTGGAGGCCACAGAGGAGCTGCCTGCCACCGGCCCAGGAGAGGTGTACGTGCTCAGCCTGGATTTCCAGGGCTGGCTCAACGGCTCCGTGGTGGGGTTCTACAGGGTCGTCTACTCCGAGAACGGGGTCACCAA GAAGATCGCTGCGACCGATCACGAGCCAACGGATGCTCGCAAGTCGTTTCCCTGCTTCGATGAACCAAACAAGAAGGCCACCTACAACATTTCCATCACTCATGATAAAAGCTACGGAGCGTTGTCCAACATGGCTCTTGAG GGCGAGCCTCAACAACTGCCCGGCGATAAAGTAAAGACCTCCTTCCAGAAGTCCATTCCAATGAGTACCTATTTGGTGTGTTTTGCTGTGCACCAGTTCCAATATGTGGAAAGAACATCCGCCCGAGGAATTCCT CTGAGAATCTACGCCCAGCCAAGTCAGTTAGGAACTGCAACGTATGCAGCCAACACAACCAAAGTCATCTTTGATTACTTTGAGGAATATTTCAACATGACATACTCCATCACAAAACTGG ATAAGATAGCCATCCCTGACTTTGGTACTGGTGCCATGGAAAACTGGGGCCTCATCACCTACCGGGAAACCAACCTGCTGTACGATGACGAGCAGTCATCGTCCTACAACAAGCAGCGAGTGGCCAGTGTCATCGCCCATGAGCTGGTTCACCAG TGGTTCGGGAACATTGTGACCATGGATTGGTGGGATGACCTCTGGCTAAACGAGGGCTTTGCCAGTTTCTTTGAGTACATCGGTGTGGAGAAAGCTGAACCCAGCTGGGGCATG CGAGacatcatgatcatcagtgacgTGCTTCCTGTCATGGTGGACGacgccctcctctcctctcaccccATCATCGTGAATGTGTCGACCCCAGCAGAGATCACCTCTGTGTTCGATGCCATCTCGTACAGTAAG GGAGCGTCCATTCTCAGGATGCTGGAGGATTGGATGGGAAAAGACCTGTTCAGAGACGGCTGTCGA AAATATTTGAAAGACTACCACTTCAAAAACGCAAAAACTGCCAACTTCTGGGATTCTCTTGCCGAC gTAAGCGGGCTGCCGGTTGCAGACGTCATGGACACCTGGACCAAACAGATGGGTTATCCTGTGCTGGACCTGTCCGTCTCAGAGACAGTTGCCAAACTGAGCCAGAGGCGATTCCTCCTGGATCCCAAAGCTAATCCCACCGAGCCGCCTTCGCCTCTCGG GTACAGTTGGACAATTCCAGTCAAATGGCACTCTGTGAAAAGTGACAAAAATATGCTGGCCATGTTTCAAAAGAGCAGCACAG AACACGTACTCAGTAACTATTTGGCCTCGGAGGACGGGCTGCTGAAGGTCAACAACGATCACCTTGGATTCTACAGGGTCAACCACGAGGACCACATGTGGAACGCTATCAGTCAACAGCTAGAGAGCAAACACTCG GAGTTCGATGCAGCTGATCGCACAAGCTACATTGACGATGTCTTTGCTCTCGCAAG GGCAGATGTTATAGATTATGGTAATGCCTTCAATCTTACCAAGTACCTGACCAATGAGACGGACTACATAGTGTGGGACCGCGTGGCCTCCTCCATCGCGTACGTCCGAGACATGCTGTCAGGCAACGCTGCACTCTACCCATTGTTTCAG GAACTGTTTCGTAACCATGTTAAAGCCATCCAAACCCAACTCGGATGGAATGACACCGGAACACAGACGCAGAG GTTGCTGAGGGAGACGGCACTTGGCATCGCCTGTCAGATGGGAGATCAGGAAGCACTGGACGAAGCCTCTCGCATTTTCGACCAGTGGATCAGTGGAAGTGTCAG CAGCGTGGCAGTGAACCTGAGGCTGCTGGTCTATCGATATGGCATGAAGAACTCAGGCACCGAAGCAAAGTGGAACACAATGTTCCAGAGGTACAAAGACACGTCTCTGGCTCAAGAGAAGGACAAGCTGCTGTATGGACTGTCTTCTGTGGACAATATTGAACTCCTCTACAG GCTGCTGGAGGCCTGTAAAGATGAGAGTGTGGTGAGGAGTCAGGATCTATTCACCGTGGTGCGATACGTTTCCATCAACCCACTGGGGCAGGACATGGCCTGGGACTGGACCACACTCAACTGGGATTACCTGGTCAACAG GTACACCATCAACGACAGGAACCTTGGACGCCTACTCGGTCGGATTACCACCTCCTACAACACAGAGCTCCAGCTATGGAAG ATGGAGCATTTCTTCAGTCAAACTCCAAACGCTGGTGCCGGGGAGATGCCCCGGAAACAGGCGCTTGAGACGGTGAGGAACAACATCGAATGGATCCGGAGCAATGAGAACGAGATCAGAAGCTGGCTGGAGAGCAATGTGGCCTTAAGGGGCCACAGCCTGTGA
- the lrit3b gene encoding leucine-rich repeat, immunoglobulin-like domain and transmembrane domain-containing protein 3b, with translation MYLLGLIYILQSHLLVVQSCPAQCACTFGNSGAAALRSVQCSDPRISAIPTNVPADTVKLRLEKTLISRVPRAAFYNLSDLRFLWLTYNSITAIHPSSFVNLKALRELRLDGNLLTSFPWEGLRDMPRLQTLGLHNNRLSSLPAHAALFLPNITYLDLSSNRLTILPVELLDLWFPLTGQQGGSVQRRILGLHDNPWLCDCQISMVMSLSMSLGSPIILMDQLLLCRWSPGQSGVLLTQTELSRCVRPSVQPAATRVVSPLGSNVILRCDATGYPTPTLTWVKTSAYNDCCKQDILKNSDQLPRNLESFMQQSPQVGVRWSIIILNGLSYEDAGEYRCQARNMAGISEAPIKLRVVGVSRLFRLPKKKSQKTPPKPPSKYRKPNQTPTNTPLVQDNQILQKNPAPSINKTQTILLPKGFPKDK, from the exons GTCGGTGCAGTGCAGTGATCCAAGAATCTCAGCCATTCCTACAAACGTCCCAGCTGATACGGTGAAACTACGTCTGGAGAAGACCCTGATCTCCAGGGTGCCCCGGGCAGCCTTCTACAACCTGTCGGATCTGCGTTTCCTGTGGCTAACTTACAACTCCATCACAGCCATCCACCCCAGCAGCTTTGTCAACCTGAAGGCCCTGCGTGAGCTGCGCCTTGACGGAAACCTCCTGACGTCCTTCCCCTGGGAGGGGCTCAGGGATATGCCCCGCCTCCAGACGCTAGGTCTCCATAACAACCGTCTGTCCAGCCTTCCTGCCCACGCTGCTCTCTTTCTACCTAACATTACCTACCTGGACCTGTCCAGCAACAG gcTCACTATACTACCCGTGGAGCTGCTTGACCTTTGGTTTCCTCTCACAGGACAACAGGGAGGATCAGTGCAAAGAAGAATTTTGG GTCTCCATGACAACCCCTGGTTGTGTGACTGCCAGATCTCCATGGTgatgtcattgtccatgtctctCGGGAGTCCTATCATCCTCATGGACCAGCTGCTGCTATGCCGCTGGTCTCCAGGTCAGTCAGGTGTGCTGCTCACTCAGACAGAGTTGTCCCGCTGTGTGAGGCCTTCAGTCCAGCCGGCGGCCACCAGGGTCGTCTCTCCACTGGGCAGCAACGTAATCCTCCGCTGCGACGCCACCGGCTACCCTACGCCGACGCTGACCTGGGTCAAAACCTCGGCCTACAACG attGCTGCAAACAAGACATCCTCAAAAACTCCGACCAGCTACCAAGGAATTTGGAGAGTT TTATGCAGCAATCGCCTCAGGTGGGCGTTCGCTGGTCCATAATCATCCTGAACGGGTTATCATACGAGGATGCCGGAGAATACCGCTGCCAGGCACGAAACATGGCAGGGATATCGGAAGCCCCCATAAAGCTGAGGGTGGTTGGAGTCTCGAGACTATTCCGTCttccaaaaaagaaatcccaaaaGACTCCACCCAAACCACCGTCGAAATACAGGAAGCCCAACCAGACTCCTACCAACACCCCTTTAGTACAGGACAATCAGATACTCCAAAAGAATCCGGCACCTTCCATCAACAAGACCCAGACGATTCTTTTACCAAAAGGGTTCCCTAAAGACAAGTAA
- the enpep gene encoding glutamyl aminopeptidase isoform X2, which produces MVDSMDMEKPEKSYCIRTKHVIIICVTVVVCSLAVGLGVGLSKSGTTPPITSTPAPTTGPTQPPPPARGPCAPSTVASGDWRDFRLPTYVNPIHYDLHLEPDLVEDSYTGTVDIHLNVSKPTRHLWLHIRETFVSAQPRLRMLSGRAGQREVAVKGCFEYVPQQYVVVEATEELPATGPGEVYVLSLDFQGWLNGSVVGFYRVVYSENGVTKKIAATDHEPTDARKSFPCFDEPNKKATYNISITHDKSYGALSNMALEGEPQQLPGDKVKTSFQKSIPMSTYLVCFAVHQFQYVERTSARGIPLRIYAQPSQLGTATYAANTTKVIFDYFEEYFNMTYSITKLDKIAIPDFGTGAMENWGLITYRETNLLYDDEQSSSYNKQRVASVIAHELVHQWFGNIVTMDWWDDLWLNEGFASFFEYIGVEKAEPSWGMRDIMIISDVLPVMVDDALLSSHPIIVNVSTPAEITSVFDAISYSKGASILRMLEDWMGKDLFRDGCRKYLKDYHFKNAKTANFWDSLADVSGLPVADVMDTWTKQMGYPVLDLSVSETVAKLSQRRFLLDPKANPTEPPSPLGYSWTIPVKWHSVKSDKNMLAMFQKSSTEHVLSNYLASEDGLLKVNNDHLGFYRVNHEDHMWNAISQQLESKHSEFDAADRTSYIDDVFALARADVIDYGNAFNLTKYLTNETDYIVWDRVASSIAYVRDMLSGNAALYPLFQELFRNHVKAIQTQLGWNDTGTQTQRLLRETALGIACQMGDQEALDEASRIFDQWISGSVSVAVNLRLLVYRYGMKNSGTEAKWNTMFQRYKDTSLAQEKDKLLYGLSSVDNIELLYRLLEACKDESVVRSQDLFTVVRYVSINPLGQDMAWDWTTLNWDYLVNRYTINDRNLGRLLGRITTSYNTELQLWKMEHFFSQTPNAGAGEMPRKQALETVRNNIEWIRSNENEIRSWLESNVALRGHSL; this is translated from the exons ATGGTTGACAGCATGGACATGGAGAAGCCAGAGAAGAGCTACTGCATCCGCACCAAGCATGTCATCATCATTTGCGTGACGGTGGTGGTGTGCTCGTTGGCGGTGGGCCTCGGCGTGGGCCTCTCCAAATCTGGCACCACACCCCCCATCACCTCCACACCAGCACCCACGACAGGGCCCACCcagccccccccgcctgccAGGGGGCCCTGTGCACCTTCCACCGTCGCCAGCGGCGACTGGAGGGACTTCCGTCTGCCCACCTACGTGAACCCGATCCACTACGACCTGCACCTGGAGCCGGACTTGGTGGAGGACAGCTACACGGGCACCGTGGACATCCACCTGAACGTCAGCAAGCCCACGCGCCACCTGTGGCTCCACATCAGGGAGACGTTTGTCAGTGCCCAGCCCAGGCTGAGGATGCTGAGCGGCCGAGCTGGCCAGAGGGAGGTGGCAGTGAAAGGCTGCTTCGAATACGTGCCCCAGCAGTACGTGGTGGTGGAGGCCACAGAGGAGCTGCCTGCCACCGGCCCAGGAGAGGTGTACGTGCTCAGCCTGGATTTCCAGGGCTGGCTCAACGGCTCCGTGGTGGGGTTCTACAGGGTCGTCTACTCCGAGAACGGGGTCACCAA GAAGATCGCTGCGACCGATCACGAGCCAACGGATGCTCGCAAGTCGTTTCCCTGCTTCGATGAACCAAACAAGAAGGCCACCTACAACATTTCCATCACTCATGATAAAAGCTACGGAGCGTTGTCCAACATGGCTCTTGAG GGCGAGCCTCAACAACTGCCCGGCGATAAAGTAAAGACCTCCTTCCAGAAGTCCATTCCAATGAGTACCTATTTGGTGTGTTTTGCTGTGCACCAGTTCCAATATGTGGAAAGAACATCCGCCCGAGGAATTCCT CTGAGAATCTACGCCCAGCCAAGTCAGTTAGGAACTGCAACGTATGCAGCCAACACAACCAAAGTCATCTTTGATTACTTTGAGGAATATTTCAACATGACATACTCCATCACAAAACTGG ATAAGATAGCCATCCCTGACTTTGGTACTGGTGCCATGGAAAACTGGGGCCTCATCACCTACCGGGAAACCAACCTGCTGTACGATGACGAGCAGTCATCGTCCTACAACAAGCAGCGAGTGGCCAGTGTCATCGCCCATGAGCTGGTTCACCAG TGGTTCGGGAACATTGTGACCATGGATTGGTGGGATGACCTCTGGCTAAACGAGGGCTTTGCCAGTTTCTTTGAGTACATCGGTGTGGAGAAAGCTGAACCCAGCTGGGGCATG CGAGacatcatgatcatcagtgacgTGCTTCCTGTCATGGTGGACGacgccctcctctcctctcaccccATCATCGTGAATGTGTCGACCCCAGCAGAGATCACCTCTGTGTTCGATGCCATCTCGTACAGTAAG GGAGCGTCCATTCTCAGGATGCTGGAGGATTGGATGGGAAAAGACCTGTTCAGAGACGGCTGTCGA AAATATTTGAAAGACTACCACTTCAAAAACGCAAAAACTGCCAACTTCTGGGATTCTCTTGCCGAC gTAAGCGGGCTGCCGGTTGCAGACGTCATGGACACCTGGACCAAACAGATGGGTTATCCTGTGCTGGACCTGTCCGTCTCAGAGACAGTTGCCAAACTGAGCCAGAGGCGATTCCTCCTGGATCCCAAAGCTAATCCCACCGAGCCGCCTTCGCCTCTCGG GTACAGTTGGACAATTCCAGTCAAATGGCACTCTGTGAAAAGTGACAAAAATATGCTGGCCATGTTTCAAAAGAGCAGCACAG AACACGTACTCAGTAACTATTTGGCCTCGGAGGACGGGCTGCTGAAGGTCAACAACGATCACCTTGGATTCTACAGGGTCAACCACGAGGACCACATGTGGAACGCTATCAGTCAACAGCTAGAGAGCAAACACTCG GAGTTCGATGCAGCTGATCGCACAAGCTACATTGACGATGTCTTTGCTCTCGCAAG GGCAGATGTTATAGATTATGGTAATGCCTTCAATCTTACCAAGTACCTGACCAATGAGACGGACTACATAGTGTGGGACCGCGTGGCCTCCTCCATCGCGTACGTCCGAGACATGCTGTCAGGCAACGCTGCACTCTACCCATTGTTTCAG GAACTGTTTCGTAACCATGTTAAAGCCATCCAAACCCAACTCGGATGGAATGACACCGGAACACAGACGCAGAG GTTGCTGAGGGAGACGGCACTTGGCATCGCCTGTCAGATGGGAGATCAGGAAGCACTGGACGAAGCCTCTCGCATTTTCGACCAGTGGATCAGTGGAAGTGTCAG CGTGGCAGTGAACCTGAGGCTGCTGGTCTATCGATATGGCATGAAGAACTCAGGCACCGAAGCAAAGTGGAACACAATGTTCCAGAGGTACAAAGACACGTCTCTGGCTCAAGAGAAGGACAAGCTGCTGTATGGACTGTCTTCTGTGGACAATATTGAACTCCTCTACAG GCTGCTGGAGGCCTGTAAAGATGAGAGTGTGGTGAGGAGTCAGGATCTATTCACCGTGGTGCGATACGTTTCCATCAACCCACTGGGGCAGGACATGGCCTGGGACTGGACCACACTCAACTGGGATTACCTGGTCAACAG GTACACCATCAACGACAGGAACCTTGGACGCCTACTCGGTCGGATTACCACCTCCTACAACACAGAGCTCCAGCTATGGAAG ATGGAGCATTTCTTCAGTCAAACTCCAAACGCTGGTGCCGGGGAGATGCCCCGGAAACAGGCGCTTGAGACGGTGAGGAACAACATCGAATGGATCCGGAGCAATGAGAACGAGATCAGAAGCTGGCTGGAGAGCAATGTGGCCTTAAGGGGCCACAGCCTGTGA
- the rrh gene encoding visual pigment-like receptor peropsin: MRMGIDSGVNVSDDLTLYGGKSAFTQLEHNIVAGYLITAGVVSLFSNIVVLLMFGKFKELRTATNFIIINLAFTDIGVAGIGYPMSAASDIYGSWKFGYTGCQIYAALNIFFGMASIGLLTVVAIDRYLTICRPDIGQKMTMQSYNLLILAAWLNAVFWSCMPVVGWASYAPDPTGATCTINWRQNDASFISYTMAVIAVNFVLPLSAMFYCYYNVSATVKRYKASNCLDSGNIDWSDQMDVTKMSIVMIIMFLVAWSPYSIVCLWASFGDPKTIPAPMAIIAPLFAKSSTFYNPCIYVIANKKFRRAIIGMIRCQTRQRITINSQVPMTTSQQPLTQ, encoded by the exons ATGAGAATGGGGATTGACTCTGGAGTCAATGTTTCAGACGATCTTACTCTTTACGGGGGGAAAAGTGCCTTTACCCAACTGGAGCACAACATAGTGGCTGGATATCTAATCACTGCAG GTGTCGTAAGTTTATTTAGCAACATTGTCGTGCTGCTCATGTTTGGAAAGTTTAAAGAGCTGCGGACTGCCACCAACTTTATTATAATCAATCTCGCATTTACTGACATTGGAGTGGCTGGTATCGGCTATCCCATGTCAGCTGCCTCAGACATCTACGGCAGCTGGAAATTTGGCTACACTGGTTGTCAG ATCTATGCAGCTCTCAACATCTTCTTCGGCATGGCCAGCATCGGGCTGCTGACGGTGGTGGCCATCGATCGATACCTCACCATCTGCAGACCCGACATAG ggCAGAAAATGACGATGCAATCCTACAACCTGCTTATCCTAGCAGCCTGGCTGAATGCTGTATTCTGGTCCTGCATGCCTGTGGTGGGCTGGGCTAGTTATGCCCCTGACCCCACCGGAGCCACATGCACCATCAACTGGAGACAGAATGACGC CTCCTTCATCTCTTACACCATGGCTGTGATTGCTGTGAACTTTGTGTTGCCTCTGTCGGCCATGTTTTACTGCTACTACAACGTGTCTGCCACTGTGAAGAGATACAAAGCCAGCAACTGCCTGGACAGCGGCAACATCGACTGGTCAGACCAGATGGATGTGACCAAG ATGTCCATAGTGATGATCATCATGTTCCTGGTGGCCTGGTCCCCTTACTCCATTGTGTGTCTCTGGGCCTCATTTGGTGACCCCAAGACCATTCCCGCCCCCATGGCTATCATCGCTCCACTCTTTGCCAAATCCTCCACCTTTTACAACCCCTGCATTTATGTTATTGCCAACAAGAA GTTCAGAAGAGCCATCATAGGGATGATTCGATGTCAAACCAGGCAGAGAATCACCATCAATAGCCAGGTTCCCATGACAACCTCCCAACAACCCCTGACCCAGTGA